CCtatgaagcagctcgattggctggggttaggcatttgacctcaagtggttaaggttaggatagccaattggtcaggggataggacctgtacatgtaagcatgtacgcctggccaatagtgtgtgaatgctattgaagggcgggtcttagcgtggccatagtggggaaAAAAGATATTGCTTCCCGCCGGCCTCAGCGTCGGAAGTATCGCGTAATATCAGTTCTTGCGATGTAACGAATTACTTCACGGCACTGCGCACATAGACCTCAACAGTCTGGCCGGCAatattacaaatcccactatggccacgccaagacctgtccttcaatagcattttttggccaggcgtccatgagaacgcaaggtaacgtaaccccatttgttcaggtcctatcccctgaccaatcagctatcctaacctaaaccactcgaggtgaaatgcctaaccccaaccaatcgagctgcttcgtagggcgggtcttggcgtggccagaGTGGGATAGGTAATTTCGCGTCCCGCCCACAGCCGACTCCGGAAGTAAAAATcacattgattttctccataaggatttagaATATCAGTCATAATGTCTATACCATCTGAGGTAGACTGACCCCGAGCTATGTGGTTGTGAAACGaaggtttctgctcctgtagaagctagaaatctgtatgaaatcaaccttgttttaagaaaaacatgttttatccgcgatcttatggagaaaaactacaCTACTCACAATCCTAAGCATAACAGCAACGTCTCCGATTGGTCCAACACGCTGTTACCATAGAACCGTTTACCGTACCTCGCCTAGAGCGAgcgtctatatatatataagtctaTGATAGTTTCTATACACggtcttgtacctttgcctttttttgtcgttttcaaaatgttttttgcgGCGAATCAAATGTGTTATGCTCACTATTCGtctcgtagctggttggcttaGTTCCAGACtaaaagcgcccatattatgctcattttcaggttcataattgtattttaaggttgtcccacaataggtttacattgtttaattttcaaaaaacaccatatttttgttgtactgcacattgctgcagctcctcttttcaccgtgtgttcaggtctctgttttagctacagagtgagacatcttttcttctgtactatctttgattgcactggcacatgcacagtagctcagatcgtagatcatgtccgctagctccatagacagtaaaagaaaggccgTTCTCGGTACACGACCCGTTCCGCCTGTACGATCcattctgcacatgcgcaagataatactgttttaccgaggatacgacctgcacgatctgttccacgctagcctatggctagcctccaccgggaagcaaACGTTAGTGTAGCTAAcagttaatttggctaaccgctagctgacagctagattcagtctaaaataacgcttAATGGGAGAAGCGgcctacagctaaattaagacttaaGTATTgactgattgtattttaaatgagcacaagtaaagtagaactgacgtaacagctgttatatatgttaacgtttattttcaagttttattttgagggtcttttaaagttattacatgctgtctcagctaacggttagccgaattagctgttagctaaactaacgttagcttggctgtcgaccggaagcgtggaacagatcgtgcagtgtcgtaaatcctcgtacaacagcgcatgcgcgaaCCTTTtgtgcatgtgcagaacggatcgcgcatgtgcagaacggattgtgcaggcagaacggatcgtgtacagACAGccgtttctccaacttcggtcagttacaaggcagaaTTAGCCgtgagacttcttctaaacgagggtgcacatgtaaatagtttttttgtagattatggtgaacttgtgtgtgttgtagcattgctttgccattgagaatgaggtagcatgctagcggtagcatgctagcgctagcatgctaacggttgcggttagccagctcgttttggctagtgacgtagaaagccgtgcagattttgaccagctcacccggagactgaaggcatattcagaaacccgtagctcacttactttttcaaagtttgtacgcgtgtggaagcaccagagacacaaataacaccccaaatcccagaaaaagtgttttttttcataatatgggcactttaaaactgTACATATAAGCAATTTTCGAAACGTCAATGAAACAATTGAATGGGGAAAAACACTTCCGGCGTCAGAGCCGTAAAAAAAGTGGGCgctcactgttgagctctacacgcccattcaggaaccggctaacaaggtagcgatggacacacacactatcattaTCATGGCTGAGccagcaaaaaagaagcagaaagctaggaaagcattgtcggaggaacagagaaagaggaaacggcagactgaccgagcgaggagtcagacacgagtaaacgtaagagctgccaaatatctatcccgaagctgtagggggagctctatagagaaacctgtgagcaaaaagcgaagaaatggccaaaactgcatagcgcccctttaagtCAATCAGTTATGATTCCGGTTTGTGCTCATACacatatgaataaatcacagaGATGTCTGTTGTACAACAGGGAGTGCAAGGCCACTGCAGAGCAGAGGACGAACCAGACTAATATCACATCAAATCCAATCCATCAGTTGACAGACAAAAAGAAACCCTGCTTAAACTTGAACACCAATAGCATTTCAAGTCCGAGCCGGTGCACAGACACCCAGCAGCTTTTAAAATGACAGAATCTAGGTGCTGAGACACCAAATACATGTTACTTGGCTTAATTACTTTGAATTTTTTTCTCTACACTACTGTACAGCCACACTGTTAATCCAACTGTTGTGGAAGCAACGTGGTCTGTTTACTTTAAACAAGGGGAGGAAGTGTCGACACAGTTAAAACAAGGTCTTTCAACGTGCCACATGAAGTATACCGGACTGGTAGACTGTTGGTTAGTCATTGTCTACACAGCATGTACATTCAGGACGCAACAAACGGCACTTGTCCATTGCGGTCTCCTTACATCTGTTAGTAGAGCTTCCTTCAGTACAATGTGCCGCTGAGACATTATCCCCACGCCGAGAGAGAAGGGGCTGCTCCGCAAAACAAGCGCATTAGGGTGAAGTTGCCCCTAGTCTATCGTTGCTACTGACTTAAGTTAGCGTTTGTCAAAAATAAACTCATCACTAGTCATTTGTAAGGGGCACTTCCACCCTAGTAAGTAGTGccagaggaggggaggggggggggttaacaGGGAGCGTTCAGGGACAGAGGGTCTGCTCAGCTCAGGGTCCGAATGGTTTCCAACAGCTCTGGTTTGAGGAGGGCGGGGCTCTTTCTGCCCGCGGCTGCAATGTCCGCCTGCACGGCGGCATCCCAGGCGAAGGTGAGCAGAGCTGCAGGGACCtaaaaacacacaggcacaatcTGAGCTCAACTTCAGGAAACGGCAATGCAAACACTGGACTGTATAAAAGACGACGGCACACTTGCTATTGGGACTGCAACTCAACAATGACAATTGTGTTCAATATTGATTAGGGGTGTTGAAATCAATCACTGCATTGCAGATTCGTCCAGGTCTGCATCGCGATGCAGTGACGAGCCATAATtgattattgcctactgatgttgcttgttgattttccggcCGCtactttttgtttggttttttgcctttttgttaCAGTAGATACAATAAAAAGTGGAGTTCATACATATCTGACTGCCTGAATTTGTTGaggaaaaccatgtgtagcaatatatgataatattgaatataataatattgaggaggtgacgGCGTCGTGATATGGAATCGATTCAAATCGTTGACAAGATAATCGTAATTAAGTCGAAtagtgagaccagtgaagactCACACCCTGACTTGTGTTGTGACAGTAAAGACCCGGACACACAGAGCCGAGGGCCaaacgtcggcagaaaaggcagtcggactgatcagtctccccaaattggtcaaaaaagtgcctctgAATACACCAAAGcaacgagacgtaatacgtctccatcaTAGCAGGCGGCGTTCTCTGTAtggtcgcccaaaaatgaaaaccggcagctgattggacgaacgcgtcacgtgggtctggtttctccggaaattcaaagccagactgtcatggcggcttgttcagaatacgatctcatattgtactaaaatagttcaccgaaacgtgtttcggagaacattttaagcgagaaataggccatgcagttgctgaatctgtcttcatttcagatcgacaaagatttgtcagattttgagagactctagtcacgctcattccgctctcCATTttcgggttagcactctaccaatcagatgggtcatttgagtccgactgccggcagcgcccgccccgccgattatacatgtcaaattagCCAAAACGAAGGcagacggcccctcggacggacgacggcacggaacacactgaacagactcgagtcgctgacctcgccagactgtccaacggccgattatcggcttggtgtgtccaGGCCTTTAAATAATGCATCGTCTAGCACGAGTTACTAGAGCCCACATTTATTCGATATTAATTATCATTGCATGgagtaaacaacaacaacaacggttTGTTTTACTAGATGAATTATTTCAGTATGACTTTGGCGCTATTCTGAATTCTTTTTTATGGTCAACAAACCCATGaaaaaccaaaaccaacaatatgTTGGTCCATCTGCCTACCCTCACCTGTTTGTGACACCGACCTAATTTGTTCCTACTAAAGacgcatttctttaaaaaaagaaaaaaaaaaaaaaaaaaaaaaaaaagacagtggtttcctaaaacagctgagCACTTTAGTTTTTAGCAGACATTGCTCAAACAGGCGCAaacagtgcatttgttggggactattttcagcagtggatgaatacacatttggtgcttGTGATCgtgtgtatttacagtattaagACAATAAATGAAGgatgtttttaactgtttttggcACAGAGAAACATGCTCTGCGTTTTGTTAATAGAATCAAtgttttgttggttttggtcttttcaatgaatttgtttacagtggaaaaataaagaatatcACCAGTCTATCTGCATCTTAGATGTGCTACTTTATGTAGGCCAGTTTCGTGTCACTCACCAAATTACACTCTGCGAGAGCGACTTCTTCAGCCTCTTGTAGTTTCTGACCTCCGGGAGCGATGAGCTCAAAGGGCTGCCAGCCGTCCACCAAGGACTCCCGTACAAACGCAAACAGCACAGGCAGCCGGTCCCACGCATAGAAGGTCCCTGGGGTGACACATCATCTTTACTGACTCACTTCCATTTTAATTAGGGCTAATCAGGTTGTTGACTCATTTTGTATTGATCTGaatggatttaaaaataaaaaaagaccttGTAGAAGGCTTCCATCAGGCAGTCTGATCCTGAGCAGAGTGTAGTTGTatttccttctctccctctgctcctctttctccctcatGGCTTTAGTGCGCAGCATGGCGTTCTTCTCCACCAACTCACTCctgggaaacacacacaagacacacaggaAATTGAGTGCAGGGTGATGGTCCAAAACGATGGACAAACACCACTAGACCACAGTCCggagaggtgtgtgtgacgCGCACTTTGGTATTTTCGTGGCTAGAGGTGCATAGCACACCCACTGAGCACTGAAGGGGTCTACTAGCATACATTACTGAAGGGGAGGATGTTAACAATCAAACAAACAGTTTGATGTGCAGACATGTATGCGGTTGTTTTGCAACAGCCTAGTTATGCTTGTGCAATGTTTAATCGACCACAATGATCAGGGTTTTATAATCGCACGTTGACAAAGAGCGTGACTCAAATAAGAAAATGCAGATGTTGAGAATCAGATATGGGTCTAACGTCCTGGCATCATTACCACAATCagagaaaaacataaataaatacagtttttCAAGGCAATTTCATGTGTATACAACAgacattttgtgtttatttggagAGGATCTGTCCCCTCAAAAATGTCCATGACATCTAAATACACAGTGCCACTGGAATGCAATTGTGCTATTTTTGCTAAATATCAAATTTGAATTTGTTTGTTGGCGGATCAATGTATAAATGTAGGTCCTATAACCTAGACTGTACCATCCATTACCAAGGAGTCTGTACCTCTGCTGTTGCTCCCTCTTGAGCTCCTCCGCTGTCAGGTTGTAGAATTCTGGCGGCAGCTCGAAGCGTTGGGCGTTGGGGGAGGATCTGAATGCTTGAGGCTGTCGGTCCAGCTGAGCCCTGACCGGCTCGCCTCTCTGGAGACGATCCCTCCTCTCCTTCATCAACTCCAGGGCATCGGGGCTATACTCTAGTAACACCAGgaactcctcttcctcctctgatcTCCAGGAAAGGCAAGCACAAATAGTGGAACACTGTGTTAGCCAGGTTGACTGTTTAAATGAAGATAAGGAACTTGTTTATTAAAGTAGGAGCTTTTACCTTGACCTTCTACAGGAAGCATAATGCTTGTGAAGCCCAGTGCCTCCAGGAACTCTCTGCTGCCCTCCACACAACGAACTTTCTCctgaaataaatcaaaaagaGGGAATGATATAAAAGAAGGCTTAAGCGTAAATTCAAAAAGGATGACGTCCACAGTACGGAGTTTCAACCTCACCTGGTACACCTTGTTGCTGAGTTTAATCTTCCTGTATTTCTCCTCTGTGGGATTCTTACATATGTTCTCAATATACCTGGTGACCAAACAATGAACAAACATACAGTTACTGAAGATATTTGACGCTGTGACAACAGTAGAAAAACAAGTCAAAAAATGGAAGTCAAAGTCAGCATGATGATTAGCCACTGCCGAGCGTCTTACTTGCTTATGATGTCCACGGCAGCCTTCACTTTCTCTCGGTCTTTGTTAAATGTGTGGATCATCATAACAGAGGCCTCAACTCTATCCTCCTCAAACCGCTGACAGTAAAAACAGACTACATGTTTTATCAACAGTACTCCCTAGAATAGCATTCAGTCATATTCAGAGGAAGTTATTATGTTGCAAACATATTCTAATTCGAGCTCGaaccacacaacaacaacaacaacaacaagtgaGAATATCTTCAGACGTACCATCAAAATGGCCTCTTTAATGTGtacttctctctcactcttagTTAGAGTTGCTCCAGTTAGCGGACATGTGAAATACACACCTGACACTGAGAGACAGGCAGGATCTTTCACTGGCACTTTGGCTCCCTGGAAAAGAATGGTCAATCACCACTATCGTCAGACTAAATACTGATCACTGTGAGCTAAGCATAAATcttaaaaaggaacacgccgacttattgggactttagcttattcaccgtatcccccagaattcgataagtccatacatacccttctcatctccgtgcgtgttgtaactctgtctgacgcacccaccacTAGCCTCGTTTAGCACAGATCccggaggtaaccggctccaactagcctactgctcccaataagtgacaaaataacgcaaacattttcctattgatgttgtgatttgtatagtcacagcgtgtacaaataacaaggtcacatgagacacagtcatcttctaaccgtatacatactgggaactatattctcagaaggcaaagcactgctacttctgctacttgggcggagtgatattagTCCATgcaaactctctgctcctcaccacggggcttctcaggtgctgcgagcaaatcactccgcccaagtagcagtgcttcgcctttctaagaatatagttcccagtatgtatacggttagaagatggctgtgtctcatgtgaccttgttatttgtacacgctgtgactatacaaatcacaacatcaataggaaaatgtttgcgttattttgtcacttattgggagcagtaggctagttggagccggttacctcggATTGTGCGGAGCTGAGGCTAGTGGTGGGTGCGAACCAGACCAGTTCTAACACCACGCaaagatgagaagggtatgtatggacttatcgaattctgggggatacggtgaataagctaaagtcccaataagttggcgtgttcatTTAATGGTGCCATTTCAAAAACCTTGATTTAACCTAACAAATCACTGTGACACATACCTCTGCTGTATCTGCCTTTTCTTTCTCAGCCAGTGCAGCCGCCTCCAGTTCTCTTTTAACTACAAGTAAATACAGAAAACCATGcaattatatatcttttttggtaacactttataagcAATAGAAAACTAAATTGTTATTCTTTAAGCAAACTTTTATACTGAACAAAATAAACCTCACTTTTACTGCAAGCAGCGAAttggaaaaaacaaataatcTGACCTGATCACATAGGCAGGCACTAATGAAAATCTCAGACCATCAGGACCAGGGATTCACGCATGTGTTTAGAAACAAAAACCAAGCCAGTAATCCAAGTTTTCCAAATAAGCAAATAGTAATACCTATTGGTATTTTCTACAAAACAGATTCAAGCTTTTCAAAAATGTCCGTTTTATAGTGGTTAACTGGTTTTAAGAGGAGACTACAGTAGGTTTTCTGTCTGTACAATAGAAGAGAGCACACAAACATGATCAGACAAATAGTATCAGTGATAATAGTACCGGGTTGACAATAATATTACTTTCTAAAACTGACAGTCTTATGCCATTAGTCAGCCCATAAATGTAAGTTAAATTAGGGCTCACAACCCCAAACCTTTTATGGCAACTGCATgcaataacataaaaaaacattactcaAAGCATACACATCTCATTATTCGATAAAAGTATGTAATGTGAGACGGGGTGGAATTCAACTCATTTCGGGCTAACACTTTTTGGATTAATTTGGATTAGGGTTGTCTGTCTCACCCTGGTTCCTGATGACGTCCTGAGAGGTGTAGACCTTCGGCCGCTGATGCTGTTCTATCCTGGCCAGGGCTGCGGCTCCAGCCATCTGGGATCCTTCACTGGGAGCATGGCGATTATTCTTGCTACTGGAGCTGCTCTGCACTACCTCGGGCTTGCTACTACAGTGTTAGGAAGACAGAAAGGCGAAGTGAAGAGACATGTTTTGGCTCCACGTTGGGCCTCAAATCCTCGTccccaaacacatacaaaatatgCGGTTTAGCTAGTTTACGTTAGGCTATTTTATGTGCAAACGGACGCCTAGACGTCAGTGATACAGCAAGTCTATTTCCAGGcagtagttagctagctagttaggaAGCTTACGTACGAGTAAAAGTCCATTTACGTTACTAAGAGCATTGGCTAAATACGATTTGTATGGGGATTAACTGTTGTCTAACCTGAAATTGGATGAGTAaccgttaacgttaacgttattaTATAATCCAGCTGCTAACGGAGGAAAACAGTAAACGTTAGCCCATTTACGTTATATGCTACCTAACGCATAACGTTACAGGAAAATCACTGTCAACATTGTTTTAGGTAGCTTTGCGACATGCTAAGTGACCCAATAATCATTAATTACCAgcggctggctagctagctgtttgctAACTCAATTTTGCAATCGTTAGACAGCTAGCTATGCGGCTAGCTCTAGCACTGTTGCAACTGTTAAAAGTGAAGTTTGTTATTTGCCTGGTATCTTCTGTTAGTTTCTTCCCAGGTCCCGCAGTTTTAAACTTAATGTCTTTCTTAAAGCCATCGAAAAACTTCTTCATTTCCGTTAGCTGTCACAGAACAACCTGATCGCAGAAACACAAATAGATGAAGAGCACAGGGACCTTACTGGAGGGAGGGGGACCAAAACAAAATTCTGTCAGCTGACAGAAAACTGCTTCCGCCCCCAACGGTCTTCTTCaggttttttattattattataattattattattattattatttttattttatttaaggcTTCATActattatacatatataaaattatattaagagcataaaatataaagtattctttgtctttttgttcacTACACTCCATCATTACTAGACTTTGTTATTTAAATTGCACAGAAACGTTCCTCTTATTTCAGTCTTCCACTGTTTTATTCCAAACGGTTGCCACAGCCTAAATTCCCCTTCAGACCTACATGTGCAGTAACCCACATAAACTGGATTGACGTACCTTGATGCATGAGACTCATGGTAGTGTTGCCCTTGTTTAGTTGTGCATGATTTTGTTCATGAAAGGCTGTATGGAAAAAAGGCTTATTTAAACCATATCtgtttatctaaaaaaaaaaaagacagtatcgACACATTTGAGTCCTTATATGGATATCCTTGTATGTATATTCACAGTTTTTGCTGAATTATACAGGGCAATCAGACAAAGAACCATGTATACatgtttatgaaaataaatctattttaaaattaaaatacaggtATATGAGAGTGCAACTTGGCCGAGAATGCATGGCTTGCATTGCATGGTCCCTCATAGCCCACATGCTACTGTCTGTACCATTATGAATAAGCCATTAAATAATGCGTTGTCATGCTGGCCAACTAGACACCCACGTTACACACGCCCAATTTATGTATATTaccacattttctgacattttatagaccaaacaactaatcgaataatagagaaaataatcgactatgaaaataatcgttagtccCTAAtttaaagcaaaacaaaaaatcccGAGCGTTCACTGCCGAATAGTGGTCAGAGTGAGGCACTGCAATATAACTTTAAATTCAATGCAGACTTGATAGCATACAGTTCTTGAGTGAATGTACTAAGTTACTTTCCATCTCTGTATATTGACATTTAGCTTCTCTGACAAGCAGCAAATCTTTCCAGAATTCCTTGGTAAATTTACGAGGATCACATGAAGGCAGCACTGCTGCTGGCCGCACGCACACGTCACCGGCGCTTGTGCCACGTCAACTTGACGTAGCAGGAGGTGTTGTCCGGGTGGGAGGCGACCTTACGAATACAAGAAACCACATAACGATTGGCATTAATGGTCTTAAACCCAAGAGGAGCACTTGTGAGAGGTAAGAGTTTAATATTTCAGTCATATTGTCTTTTATGTTTTCATCGAGCTATGCTTACTGTTAGCGCCacagttaacgttagcctgttagctGCCTGCTAGTATCTGCTCGGCTCTGGTACCGCTGTCACTCGCGTGCTGCTCCTGCTGAAGACAGCGGCTcatattaattgattaatctagTTTGCATAGCAACACACGCATTGTGAAGCGCACAGCATAGTAACCGCAACCTATTTCATTAAACCATGTTTATACTAAATGTCCTCTGCTACGAGTGAAGAGGCACACTTGCTTGTGTTTTGGTAAGAATAGCCTCAACTTAACGACGCTGAAGTTGGCATTCGATTCGCAACTTCCGATTCGGCAGGTAAGGGGACATTTAGGGAAACTTAAAGCTTCTGATTCACAGCGTGTAGACCACATTAGATCAGGTGCAGATCCAAAACCACTACAactagacttgtcaaatctggactaaattatcctaGAGAGGCTAAAGattcttaaaaacacaatttttgaTTTGTGAAAGCTTAATTCTagttgtgaaaatgcaataaagggggATTTCCCTGTTCTTTTTCACATGTAAACCACATTAAAGTGGTTTTGCATCTGGACCTGGtctacatgtaaaaaaaaaaaaaacagtaaaatctcactttattgcattttcacaaatagaataaaactttcacaaatctgaaactgtgtttCTAAGAATCTTTAGCCTCTCTAGAATAAGTTAGTCCAGATTTGACATGTCTAATGTGGTCTACACACTGTGAATCGGAAGCTTTAAGTTTTCCCTTAAAAAGACTTGACACAGCCTCCTGGAAACAAAGTTTGAAAGTAACGTTGTTATGAATACTCTTGAGTAGCAAATGTTTTGACGTATGTTGCTGTATCCTTCAGCATTCCATTCAAATGCTGAAAGTTCCCTTCCAGTAGTGATGTGATTATTTCCTTGTCCAGCAAGCTGCTCATCGTGGTTGTGTAGGTTCAAACAAAGAGGGTAATTAAACATTCCAGTAGTTCCATTATCAAGGCTTTATTTATAGTTTCGCTATAGTGTCATGCAGAGTGTTGCGTTGTCACTGGTTGTGCTAGTTTTACCAGCCAGAAGGATTGTAGAAATACTGCGGTCATGAGTTCCCAGGAGAACTCCACACacctaaaaaaagtttttgctGGCCATCAACCAAACAAAATGTTAAGTCTCTCCTACATTATTGTCAGGTGCCAGGTATGTAAC
The Perca fluviatilis chromosome 9, GENO_Pfluv_1.0, whole genome shotgun sequence genome window above contains:
- the ubxn6 gene encoding UBX domain-containing protein 6 isoform X2, encoding MKKFFDGFKKDIKFKTAGPGKKLTEDTSKPEVVQSSSSSKNNRHAPSEGSQMAGAAALARIEQHQRPKVYTSQDVIRNQVKRELEAAALAEKEKADTAEGAKVPVKDPACLSVSGVYFTCPLTGATLTKSEREVHIKEAILMRFEEDRVEASVMMIHTFNKDREKVKAAVDIISKYIENICKNPTEEKYRKIKLSNKVYQEKVRCVEGSREFLEALGFTSIMLPVEGQEEEEEFLVLLEYSPDALELMKERRDRLQRGEPVRAQLDRQPQAFRSSPNAQRFELPPEFYNLTAEELKREQQQRSELVEKNAMLRTKAMREKEEQRERRKYNYTLLRIRLPDGSLLQGTFYAWDRLPVLFAFVRESLVDGWQPFELIAPGGQKLQEAEEVALAECNLVPAALLTFAWDAAVQADIAAAGRKSPALLKPELLETIRTLS
- the ubxn6 gene encoding UBX domain-containing protein 6 isoform X1 produces the protein MKKFFDGFKKDIKFKTAGPGKKLTEDTSSKPEVVQSSSSSKNNRHAPSEGSQMAGAAALARIEQHQRPKVYTSQDVIRNQVKRELEAAALAEKEKADTAEGAKVPVKDPACLSVSGVYFTCPLTGATLTKSEREVHIKEAILMRFEEDRVEASVMMIHTFNKDREKVKAAVDIISKYIENICKNPTEEKYRKIKLSNKVYQEKVRCVEGSREFLEALGFTSIMLPVEGQEEEEEFLVLLEYSPDALELMKERRDRLQRGEPVRAQLDRQPQAFRSSPNAQRFELPPEFYNLTAEELKREQQQRSELVEKNAMLRTKAMREKEEQRERRKYNYTLLRIRLPDGSLLQGTFYAWDRLPVLFAFVRESLVDGWQPFELIAPGGQKLQEAEEVALAECNLVPAALLTFAWDAAVQADIAAAGRKSPALLKPELLETIRTLS